The bacterium nucleotide sequence AAAAAGCAGGTCGCCTCGCAGTATGCCACGTTGGCCGAACAACACGCCGCCGCGGTCAACGCCCTGCGCGCCACCGCCGACGCGGTCCAGCCGGCGATCCTGCGCGCGATGAACGCGCCCGAGTTCGACGGACGCGTCTACGACGCGCAGGGATTCTGGATTGACAACGTCATTACCGCCCGCATGACCGCTTCGGCAATCGCCGAACTGGCGCAACGACCCGACATCGAGGAAGTGGTGGAAATGCCGCTTGTTCGGCTCGTCACTCCCGTGCCGGCCGACGCCACCGATGTCACCGACAATCAATCGGTCACCCATGGGTTGCGGGCGATCAAGGCCGACTCGGTCTGGGCCATGGGTTACACCGGGTCGGGGCGGCTGATCGCGTCGATGGACACCGGCGTCGACGGCGACCACTTTGTGCTCGCGTCCAAATGGCGCGGCAACAACGGCTACAGTGTGCGTGAAAGCTGGTTCGATCCGGTCTACAACGACCCGAAGCCGCGTGTCTATTCCGGTTCCGGCCTCACGCATGGGACGCTGGTAATGGGGTTGCTGGTGGGCGTCATCTCGCAGATCAACGACACGATCGGCGTTTGCCCCGATTGTCAGTGGATTTCCGCGGCGGCCATCGACATCCCCTGCCCGACCAACATCAACATCGGCTGCGGCAACCTCTTCGAGGCGATGCAATGGCTGGCCGACCCCGACGGCAATCCCCTGACCACCGATGATGTTCCCGATGCCGTGGCCAATCCCTGGGGCGCCTTCACCAAGGACCCCGGCGATGGCTGCGTGCCCACCGGCATCGGGTGCTCCAACATCTTCTGGAACGCCATCGACAACATCGAGGCGGCGGGCCCGGTCATGGTCTTCGCCGCCGGCAACGAGGGATCGTGCGGCGCCTCGACCATCCGCAATCCCGGAAACCGCAACACCTCATCGACAAACTCGTTCTCCGTCGGCATGGTGGACTCGCGCACCGACATCATCAACCCGCCCGTCGACCCGCTCTCCTCGAAGGGGCCGTCCGATTGCGACAACTCGACGATCAAGCCGGAGCTGGTTGCCCCGGGCGTCTCGCTGCGCAGCACCACACCCGGCGGCAATTTCTCCAACACCGCCGCTTATGGAACTTCATTCTCCACGCCGCTGGTCGCCGGCGCGGTCGCGCTGTTGCGTGAATACAATCCCAATGCCACCGCCGAGCAGATCAAGCAGGCGCTGTTGGCCGGCGCCAAGGATCTCGGACCGGCCGGTCCGGACAATTCCTACGGCAACGGGCTGCTGGACATCGCCGCCGCGTTGCGCGCCTTGCCGGCCAACGCGCAACCGAACATCTCGGTGCAGAAGGACTACTACATTCGTCCCGCCGCCGGACAGAGCGCGCAGGTCGTCCTGCGGCTGAAGAATGCCGGCGCCGCCGCCACCGGCGTCAATGTGACGATCACCAGCAACGATTCGCGCCTGACCATCCAGGATCGCGCCGCCGCCTTCGCCAACATGCCGAATGCCGGCGACACCGCCGCCAACCACGACGATCCGTTCGATGTGACCGTGTCGCTGGCCGATGTCGTCTCGGGCGAACGTCTGCCCATCACCGTCAACATCACCGCCGCCGGCGGTTATGCGCGGACCTATCAGGCCGCCATCCAGACCGGACCGGTGCGGGCGCTGGATCTCTACACGCACGACGCCGGCAACGTGCAGATGACCATCTCCTCGTTCGGCGGCTTCGGTCTGCAGGCCGACAATCTCAATCCGCGGAAGGGCGAAACCGACTACGGCGTTGGATTCCTCTACGGCGGCGATGCGACCCAGTCGTTGTTTGAGGGCGGATTCCTCGTTGCCACCGGCCCCACCAAAGTCTCCGACGCGGTCCGCAACTCCTCCGGCTCACCGGACATCGACTTCATGGTCGATCCGGGCGGACGCGTAGCGGTCAGCGAGCCCGGCGAAACATATGCGGAGGAAACCCGTGCCGGGTTCTCCGATGCCTACGCCGAAAACCCGATCGGCGTGTTCGTCGAGCAGCGCACCTGGGCATCCGACAATCCGGATGAAGACGACTACATCGTGTGCGAGTACACGATCTGGAACCGGTCCGGGCAGACGCTCAACAACCTCCGCGCCGGCCTGTATTTTGACTGGGATTTCCCCTTCAGCGGACAGACGGTGGCCACCCGCGACGGCGGCGGCTTCAACGCGCAACTGGGACTGGGATGGATGCGCCACCGCGATGAAAACCGTTTCCGCGGCCTGTGTGTCATCAGTCCGACCGGGACATCCTCATACCACTACTTCGACAACCTGACCGAGATATTCGACTTCGACGGCCTCTCGGAGAACGACAAATGGCTGGCCATGTCGGGTGGATTTGGCCAGACAGTGCCGCCGGCTGAGGGCGATGGCTCGCATCTGATCGCCGCCGGTCCGTTCACCATTCCCGCCGATTCCGCGGTGCGTGTGGCCTTTGCCGTCATCGGCGCCACCAGCGAGCAGGCGCTTCTGGCCTCCGCTCAGGCGGCCAAGGATGGCTACAGCGCCGGCACCGTCTCGGTCTCGCCGGTCGTTCTGCAATTCAGCGCGCCGGTCGGCGGGCCCGACCCCAATCCCCAGACGGTGACGATCACCAACAACACCGACCAGTCCGTGACCTTCGGAGTTTTGGAAGTGCCCGCTTTTGCCATCGTCGATCCCAGCGTCGGCGAAATCGCCGCCGGCGAGGATGTCCAGTTGACCGTGCGTCCCAGCGTCGGCGACCGTACCGCCGGCGTCTATCGCGACACACTGGCCATCACCACCTCCGATCCACTGCTGCCCCTCGTGCGCATCCAGGTTACCCTCAGCGTCGGCAGCGGCGGTGTCAGCGTCAACCCGAATCCCTTCAGCCCGGCGGCCAACGGCTCGGTCACGCTGACCCTGGCCAAACCGGCCACCGGCAAGACCACCGCGGCCATCTATGATCTGGGCGGGCGCCTCGTTCACGACTTCGGTGCCGTCAGCGCCGGTAACACCGTGCTCATCTGGGACGGCAAATCGGAGGACGGTGATGAAGTCGCCGATGGCGTCTACTTCTGCTACGTCGAGGCGGGGGGCGAAGGCGGGTTCAAGCAAACCCTCAAGATCGCGGTGAAAAAGAAGATCGATTAGTTCGCCCGAACACCGGGCTGTCGCCGAAGGCGGGTCCTGTGACCCGCCTTCGGCGTTTTTGCCCTGTGCGCGCTTTCGATTTGCGGGTTGAATGCACGCGGCGATTGGTCTATCATCGGCGGCTCAAGCCGGAAGAATCGGGCAGATTGTGACAACCTTTCGGCGCCGACTGCGTTAAATGGAGAGTTCGCATGTCAGAGTCAGCCAACCATCAAGGAGGAGTTCATGAGACAATTCTGCCTCGGCCGGCGTTGGACGGGCGTGTGGGCCGTGGCCCTCACATTGGGAGTGACCGCTAACGCCATGGCCGCGCTTCCACCGCTCATCCCGAAGGATCTGCTGTTCGGCAACCCCGAACGGGCGCAGGCGCGCATCTCCCCGGATGCCACCCGTATGTCGTACCTGGCGCCGCACAACGGCGTCCTCAATGTCTGGGTCAAGACAATCGGCCAAAACGACGACCGGGTCGTGACCGCCGACTCCCTGCGCGGCATCCGCATGCACATGTGGGCCGAGGACAATCAGCACATCATGTTCCTGCAGGACAGCGGCGGCGACGAAAACTGGCACATCTACTCGGTCGATCTGGCCTCCGGCGCCATCAAGGACCTCACGCCCTATCCGGGCGTCCAGGCCCAGCCGGCCGCCACCGACCCGAAGTTCCCCAATGAGATTCTCGTGCAGATGAACAAGCGCGACCCGCGTCTGATGGATCTCTACCGCGTCAACATCGCCACCGGCGACGCGGTCTTAATCGGCGAGAACCCCGGCAACATCGTCGGCTGGCTCCCCGACAACGAATTCAAGGCGCGCGCGGCCCAGGCGGCGCGGCCCGACGGCGGCTTCGACCTGCTGGTCCGCGACAGCGACACCGAGCCCTTCCGCACCCTGATCACCTGGGGCCCCGAGGAAGATGGCCAGCCGTATGGCTTCACCCCCGACAACAAGGCGCTCTATGTCGGCGACTCGCGTGAGTCGAACGTGACCCGGCTGAAGATCGTCGACATCGCCACCGGTGCCGAACAGGTGATCGCCGAGGACCCGCGCGTCGATCTGGGCGGCATCATCGCCCACCCGACCAAGTACCATGTGCAGGCGGTCTCCTTCAACTACGACCGCAGCCGCTGGCAGGTGATCGACAAGGAGATCGAAGCCGACATCCAGGCGCTGGAAGCGCTCGGCGACGGCGAATTCTCGCTGGTCGCCCGCGACCGCGCCGACAACACCTGGCTCATCGCCTACGAGTCCGACATCGCGCCGACCAAGTACTACACCTACAAGCGCGACACCCGCAAGGCCGAGTTCATGTTCTCGATTCAGCCGGCATTGGAGAACTACCAGTTTGCGCCGATGAAGTTCGTCGAAATCAAGACCTCCGACGGCCTCACGCTTCCTTGCTATCTCACGCTCCCGGCCGGCGTCGAGCCGAAGAACCTGCCGCTGGTGCTGAATGTGCACGGCGGGCCGTGGGCGCGCGACGAGTGGGGCTTCAATCCCGAAGTGCAGTGGATGGCCAACCGCGGCTGGGCGGTCCTGCAGGTCAACTTCCGCGGCTCGACCGGCTTCGGCAAGGCCTTCGTCAACGCCGGCAACAACGAGTGGGGCGGCAAAATGCAGAATGACCTCACCGAGGCGGTGCAGTGGGCGGTGAAGCAGGGGTATGCCGATCCGGCCAAGGTGGCCATCTATGGCGGCTCGTATGGCGGCTACGCCACCCTCGCCGGCGCGGCCTTCACGCCCGACCTCTATGCCTGCGGCGTCGATATCGTTGGACCGTCAAACATCATGACCTTGATCGCCTCGATCCCGCCCTACTGGGAGCCGTTGGTGAAGTTATTCCACTACCGCGTGGGCGATCCGGCGGTTGATTCGGCGCGTCTGGCGGCGCAGTCGCCGCTGTTTTCCGCCGACAAAATCCGCATCCCGTTGCTGATCGGCCAGGGCGCCAATGATCCGCGGGTCAAGCAGGCCGAGTCGGAGCAGATCGTGGCGGCGCTCAAGGCCAACGAGCAGTATGTCGAGTATGTCGTCTATCCCGACGAGGGCCACGGGTTCGCCCGTCCGGAGAACCGGCTGGACTTCTACGGCAAGTCCGAGAAGTTCCTGAACAAGTACCTCGGCGGCCGCGTCGAATAGCATCTTGAAGCGGGTCCGCGGATCGTCATTCCAAGCCCCGCCGCAGACATCGTCCGATCGCCGTTCCACCGCCGCTGTCATCCTGCGATCGTCATTCCAAACCCCGCCGCTCTTGGGCGGGGTTTGGAATCTTTTTTTGCTCCAGCCGTGCGCGTATACTGGCGCCGTGACCTCCGCGTCTGCCATCGCCGACAACGCCCGCCGCTTTCGCGACGACTTCGAGAGCGAATGCGCCCGTCTGGGACTCAACCCCAACGACATCACCATCGTCGCCGTCTCCAAGACATTCACGGCCGAGGCGATTGCCGCCGCCTTCGCCGCGGGCTTCACGAACTTCGGCGAAAACAAGGTGCAGGAAGCCAAAGAAAAGATTCCGGCCATCGCCCTCGCGCCAAAACCGACCTGGCACATGATTGGCCATCTGCAATCCAACAAGGCCAAGGACGCCGTCGCGCTCTTCGATCTCATCCAATCGGTCGATAGCTGGCATCTGGCCGATGAACTTAACCGCCGCGCCGCCGCCTTCGGCAAGCGGCAGGATGTCCTGATCCAGGTCAACACGTCCGGCGAAGAGCAGAAATCGGGATGCGATCCGTGGGATGTCGATGAATTGGTCGGCGATGTGGCCGCGCTCGAAAGTCTCCGCCTGCTGGGCGTGATGACCATCGGACCGCTCACCGATGACGAAGAGGAAATCGCGGCGGCTTTCCGCGATCTGCGCGGCATCTTCGATCGTCTGCGCGCGGCCGATCTGCGCGGCGGGCAAATGCGCTACTGCTCAATGGGGATGACCGACGACTGGACAATCGCGCTGGCCGAAGGGTCGAATATGCTGCGGATCGGCCGCGCGATTTTTGGGGAGCGCGCGTAGGGGCGTATTGCAATACGCCCCTGCAATTGCTACACTATTCGCCCAGGATTGGAGACTCCATGACCGACTACCGCACGCAGATCAACGAAGCCACCGCCGCCATCCGCCAGTTCACCAAGGCGACGCCGTCGGTGGGCATCATCCTTGGCACCGGGTTGGGCCAGCTGGGCAAGGGCATCCACGTCGAAACCGAGGTCGACTACAAGAGGATCACCCACTTCCCGCATTCAACCGTCGAGTCGCACGCCGGCCAGCTGCTGTTCGGGCAGCTGGGTGGCAAGTCGGTGGTCGCGATGCAGGGACGCTTCCACTACTACGAGGGCTACACCTTTCAGCAGATCACGCTGCCGGTGCGGGTGATGAAGCTGCTGGGCGTGAAGGTGCTGATCGTTTCCAACGCCTGCGGCGGGATGAACCCCCTGTTCACCGCCGGCGACATCATGGCGATCACCGACCACATCAACATGCTCGGCGGCAATCCGCTCATCGGCCCCAACCTCGATGATTTCGGCGCGCGGTTCCCCGACATGTATCAATGCTACGATCCCGAACTGATCGCGCTGGCCGAGGAATGCGCGCTGGACCTGAAAATCCCGCTGAAGAAGGGCGTCTACGTCGGCGTCGCCGGCCCAAACCTCGAGACCGCCGCCGAGTACCGCATGCTGCGCATCATGGGCGCCGACGTGGTCGGCATGTCCACGGTGCCGGAGGTGATCGCGGCGCGCCAGCAGGGAACCCGTGTCTCCGGCTTCTCCATCATTACCGACATGGGCCTGCCCGACAACCTGCACCCGATGAACCATGAGATCATCGTCGGCGTCGCCGGCCGCGCCGAACCGAAGCTGTCGGCGTTGATCGGGGAGCTGGTCAAGCGAATGAAGGTTTGACGTTTGGGGGAGGGCGAGGTCCGAAGGCGCCGAGCCCGCTTTTTTCAAACGCCGCCGGCCAAACGCATGTTCGGCGGAAGCGTCGCCTTCCACAAGAACCTGCAGATCAGGTTGTCTCTCGACTTGAGTCATCCGGCTTGAGCTTCGCCCGCTTCGCCTCCTTCAACGCCCGGCGCAGCAGAAACTCGATCTGCGCATTGAGACTGCGCAGATCATCGTTGGCCCAGCGCTGCACCGCCTCCAGAACCTGGGGGTCGATGCGCAGAAGGAATGGTTTGCGTTCGCTCACTCAATTCGCCTCGAGCATCTGTCATCCCGAGCGCAGCGAGGGATCTGCTTTTCGGTGGCTGCGGGCAAAAGCAGATTCCTCGCTGCGCTCGGAATGACCGTGCTGCTCCAAGTGACAGTCCGGTTTCATGGGACACCGCACACAAGTGGACACGGGCCCGAAGGCCCGTGTCCATTTGCCGCTATTGATAAATCGACCCGGCGTTGACCACCGGCTGCGCGCCGCGGTCGCCGCAGAGCACCACCAGCATGTTCGAGACCATCTGCGCCTTGCGTTCCTCGTCGAGATTGACGATCGCATGCTCCGACAGACGCTTGAGCGCCATCTCGACCATGCCGACCGCGCCTTCGACGATCTTCTGGCGCGCCGCGACGATCGCGCCCGCCTGCTGACGGCGCAGCATCACTTCGGCAATCTCGGGGGCATAGGCCAGGTGGCTGATGCGCGCCTCGATCACTTCGACCCCCGCCTGCGCCAGTCGGTCCTGGATCTCCTTTTTCAGATGCTCGGAGATCTGCGCGGTGTTGCCGCGCAGCGAGACCACCCCGTCCTCGTGCGAGTCGTAGGGGTAATTGGTCGCCATGTTACGCACCGCCGACTCGCTTTGCACCTCGACAAAGCGCTCGTAGTTGTCGACATGGAAACTCGCCTCGGCGGTGTCGACCACCTTCCAGACCACAATCGCGGCGATCTCAACCGGATTGCCGTCGGTGTCGTTGACCTTCATCCGCGCGGTCTCGAAGTTGCGCACGCGCAGACTGATCCGCCTTTTGGTGTAGAACGGATTCGCCCAGCGCAGCCCCTCCTCTTTGGCGGTGCCGACATACTTGCCGAACAACTGCATTACCCGGCCCTCATTGGGATTGACCATGAACAGACCGGTCAGGAAGATGAAGTCCAACAGGGCGACCACCGCCCCGGTGATCTTCAGCGACACCGGACCGGTAATGATCAGATAGATGCAGTAAGCCATGACGGCCAGCCCGACCACCAGGGGCAGCCAACCCGACATGACCTTGCGATGATTCTCGCGATACATTCCGCCTCCTTTGCCCACAGCCTTGTGTGGTATCGAAGTGATATCACTTAGATTTCATAATACGACGAAAAGTCAGTGCTGTTGCAGAAAAACTGCGGGCGTGGCACGATTTCGCATAACCTATTGTAATGCAATAGCATTGCTGTGGCGGCGTCGTTCCTCGGGAGGCCAACGCGGACGAACGAAGTATTTCAGGAGGTCGGACATTCCTGTCTGACCTGCCGTCCCCGATAGCGGGGCGCTCTTGGCCCCGCGATCGGGGACGGCATCACACGGGAGGGCAGCCCTGTCGTGACTATCGCATCGTTCGACGGGTCCCAGGACCGGACCCAGCTCACCCAACACAAACAAGGGGCCTAAGCCCCTTGTCGACAAAACGAGTGACTTCGGAATCAGCGAACGGGTACGGCGTCGACCAGCTCCCGCGCGAAAGTGTAGCCGCGCTGAAGCGCCTTCATATTGAGTTCCTCGGTGCCGCGGGGGATCGAGTCGCGCACGGCCTTCTCGACCGCGTCGAAGGACATCAGGTCAACAATGCCGGCGAAGGCGCCAACCATCACGATGTTCTGCACCAGCTTGCGGCCGATCTCCTCGGCGATGCGGGTGGCGGGAATGCCATAGGTCTTCGCGGTCGGGGGATGCAGATGGCCCAGACGGACAATGTCCTGCTCGTAGATCAGGATTGAGTTTGGCGCCAATTGATGCGCAAACAGATTGTAGGCATCCTGGTTGAACGCCACCAGGATCGTGGGATGCTTGATGTAGGGATAGGCGATCTCATCGACGTCGATCATCACCTGCGCGGCGCAGGCCGAGCCGCGCGCCTCGGGCCCGAACGACTGGATCAGCGTGGCATGGAAGCGGTCGTAGATCGATGCCGCCTTGCCGAGGATGATGCCGGCGAGAATCACGCCCTGCCCGCCGAAGCCCGCAATCTTGATTTCCGCCCGGTTCATCGCACCACCCCGCGCCAGGTATCGGGCATCACGTACCGCTCGCCCAGGACTTTCTCCATCCGATCCACTTGCGTCGTCAGATACGACGGCCGCTCAATGTTGACGAAGTTGCCGCACACGATCGGTCCCTCCATGTGCAGATCGACCTCGCGCGTGTCGGCGCCGTTTTTGATCACGCTGCGTTCGCGGTAGGCCTCCAGCATCGCCAGACCATCGCCCTGTTTGTTGCGCCGCCCGAACAACGTGGGACAGGGGGCGATCATCTCAACAAAGGTGAAGCCCGGCTTGGTCAGCGCCGTTTTGATCGCGTTGGCCAGTTGCTTGACATGGTAGACAGTCCAGCGCGCCACAAAGACCGCGCCGCACGACTGCGCCAGATAGGGCAGATTGAACGGCTTTTCGACCGATCCATAGGGCGCGGTGGAGACGATGCCCTCTTCCGGTGTGGTCGGCGCCATCTGGCCGCCGGTCATGCCGTAGTTGAAATTGTTGACGCAGAGGACCGTCAGATCGACATTCCGACGCGCCGCGTGAATGAAGTGGTTGCCGCCAATGGCAAACAGGTCGCCGTCGCCGGAGTAGACCACCACTTTGGTTCTCGGGTGCGCCAGTTTCAGTCCGGTGGCGAAGGGAATCGCGCGGCCGTGGGTGGTGTGGAAGGTGTCCAGCCGCAGATAGCCCGCCACCCGTCCGGTGCAGCCGATTCCCGAAACGATCGCGATCTCCTCCTTCGGGATCGCCAGGTCATCGACCGCGCGGGTGAAGCAGTTGACCGTGGTGCCGATGCCGCAGCCGGGGCACCAGATGTGCGGCATGCGTTCTTCACGCAGCCATTCGCCGATCGGGTGCGGATCGTCTTCGACCGCGCAAGCGACGGGCGACTCCAACCCGGCCAGCACGGATTCCATTTCCGGCAGATCGCTCATTTCGCCACCTCGATGATCGCGCGGTAGATGACTTCGGGATCGTGGACTTCGCCGCCGGCGTTGGGCACCAGCCGGACCGGCGCCCGGCCCGCCACCGCCCGCTCCACCTCACGCACCATCTGCCCCATGTTCATTTCCGGCACGACAAACCCCTTCACCCGCGCCGCCAGTTCGGCGATGCGCTTGCCGGCGAAGGGCCAGACGGTGATCAGACGCAGAAGACCGACCCTGCGTCCCTCGCGCCGCGCCCGAGCGATCGCCGGATGGCAGACGCGCGCGGTGATGCCATAGGAGACGACGATGATGTCGGCGTCTTCGACGCCATCCTCTTCCAACTCGATGATCTCATCGCGGTGGTCGCGGATCTTGGCGATCAGCCGCTCGACCAGTTTGGTCTGCGCGGCGGCGTTCATCGCCGGATAGCCGCGCTCGTCGTGGGTGAGTCCGGTCACATGCGGGAAGTGCCCCAACCCGACTTTGGTCATCGGTGGCACCAGCGAACCGTTGCTGGACTCGTCCAACTCATACGCCCAGAATTCCTCGCCCGGCTTCTTGCTCGTCATGCGCCGTGGCTCGAGTTCGATCTGATCGGCCGGCGGGATGACCACGCGCTCGAGCATATGCCCGACGCACTCATCCATCATCAACAGCACCGGCGTGCGGTATTTCTCCGAGAGATTGAAGGCGCGGATGGTCAGATCGAAGCATTCCTGCGGTGAGGAGGGGGCCAGCGCGATGATCTCGTAGTCGCCGTGGCTGCCCCAGCGCGCCTGCATCATGTCCGACTGCGCCGGCAAAGTCGGCAGCCCGGTCGAAGGTCCGCCGCGCTGGACATCGACCAGCACAAACGGCGTCTCGGTCATAATGCCGTAACCGAGATGCTCCATCATGAGCGAAAAGCCGGGACCGGAGGTCACGGTGATCGCCTTGGCGCCGCCCCAGACCGCGCCCTGAATCGCGATCGATGCGGCCAGTTCATCCTCCATTTGGATGAATGTGCCGCCGGTGCGCGGGAAGCGCTGCGCCAGCCGTTCGACCACTTCGGTCGACGGCGTGATCGGATAGCCGGCGGAGAAATCGGCGCCCGCGGCCAGCGCGCCTTCGGCCGCCGCATGGTCTCCGTCAAGAAAATGCATGCCTTCCAGCACGCTGCGTGGATTGGCTTTCATTCTTGTATCCTACTTCTTGACCAACTTGACGCCATAAATGGCGAAGTCGGGACAGTACATGCCGCAAAGGTCGCAGCCGGAGCACTTCTCCGGATGCGCGGCCACCGGTGGGTGGTACCCCTTGCGGTTGAACGCAGTGCCCATTTCGAGCACGCCGGTCGGGCAGTATTCGGCGCAGAATCCGCACCCCTTGCAGCGCTCGATGTTGATGACCACTTTCCCTTTGGGACCTGTTGCTCTCGGCTTGGCATCGACTGCCATGTTGTCTCTCCCGCATTGGAGGCCGTCACCGGCGACGAACTCCACTGAAACTATACGGATTGACGGGAGTCAACCCAATGGCCGGGGGGATCGAATTGACAGCGCCCCTTTGGTTTTGACATTCTGGACTGATTCTACGGTATTTGCGCTCCGCGATGGAGACCACCTACTTCTGTGCCTACTGCGGCGAGGAAAATGATCTTGCTGTTGATCCGACAGCGGGAACACGTCAGGAATACGTCGAAGACTGCCAGGTCTGCTGCCACCCCAACCGGTTGCTCATCACGTTCGGCGGCGAAGATGATGATGTTGTCGTTCAAGCCGATAGGGAATCTGACTGATCTTCGCGGTCCGTGCGTCTCGGATTAATCGCCATTAACTCGACTTGACGCTCCCGCCGAAACTGACTATTCTCCGCGCCCACACACCCGGCTTCCGTCGCCCGTGGGCGGCCTCATCGCCGGGCCTGACCCCTGACATCAATCCAGAGGCTGAACACCGAGTCCGCCCCATGCCGTTTGCCACTCTCCGCCG carries:
- a CDS encoding S8 family serine peptidase — translated: MFNRTIVRWTLALGALAALWPAASACAGQIDPGLQARMNAAGADELIQVVIRPVGTLSGAALKKQVASQYATLAEQHAAAVNALRATADAVQPAILRAMNAPEFDGRVYDAQGFWIDNVITARMTASAIAELAQRPDIEEVVEMPLVRLVTPVPADATDVTDNQSVTHGLRAIKADSVWAMGYTGSGRLIASMDTGVDGDHFVLASKWRGNNGYSVRESWFDPVYNDPKPRVYSGSGLTHGTLVMGLLVGVISQINDTIGVCPDCQWISAAAIDIPCPTNINIGCGNLFEAMQWLADPDGNPLTTDDVPDAVANPWGAFTKDPGDGCVPTGIGCSNIFWNAIDNIEAAGPVMVFAAGNEGSCGASTIRNPGNRNTSSTNSFSVGMVDSRTDIINPPVDPLSSKGPSDCDNSTIKPELVAPGVSLRSTTPGGNFSNTAAYGTSFSTPLVAGAVALLREYNPNATAEQIKQALLAGAKDLGPAGPDNSYGNGLLDIAAALRALPANAQPNISVQKDYYIRPAAGQSAQVVLRLKNAGAAATGVNVTITSNDSRLTIQDRAAAFANMPNAGDTAANHDDPFDVTVSLADVVSGERLPITVNITAAGGYARTYQAAIQTGPVRALDLYTHDAGNVQMTISSFGGFGLQADNLNPRKGETDYGVGFLYGGDATQSLFEGGFLVATGPTKVSDAVRNSSGSPDIDFMVDPGGRVAVSEPGETYAEETRAGFSDAYAENPIGVFVEQRTWASDNPDEDDYIVCEYTIWNRSGQTLNNLRAGLYFDWDFPFSGQTVATRDGGGFNAQLGLGWMRHRDENRFRGLCVISPTGTSSYHYFDNLTEIFDFDGLSENDKWLAMSGGFGQTVPPAEGDGSHLIAAGPFTIPADSAVRVAFAVIGATSEQALLASAQAAKDGYSAGTVSVSPVVLQFSAPVGGPDPNPQTVTITNNTDQSVTFGVLEVPAFAIVDPSVGEIAAGEDVQLTVRPSVGDRTAGVYRDTLAITTSDPLLPLVRIQVTLSVGSGGVSVNPNPFSPAANGSVTLTLAKPATGKTTAAIYDLGGRLVHDFGAVSAGNTVLIWDGKSEDGDEVADGVYFCYVEAGGEGGFKQTLKIAVKKKID
- a CDS encoding S9 family peptidase; its protein translation is MRQFCLGRRWTGVWAVALTLGVTANAMAALPPLIPKDLLFGNPERAQARISPDATRMSYLAPHNGVLNVWVKTIGQNDDRVVTADSLRGIRMHMWAEDNQHIMFLQDSGGDENWHIYSVDLASGAIKDLTPYPGVQAQPAATDPKFPNEILVQMNKRDPRLMDLYRVNIATGDAVLIGENPGNIVGWLPDNEFKARAAQAARPDGGFDLLVRDSDTEPFRTLITWGPEEDGQPYGFTPDNKALYVGDSRESNVTRLKIVDIATGAEQVIAEDPRVDLGGIIAHPTKYHVQAVSFNYDRSRWQVIDKEIEADIQALEALGDGEFSLVARDRADNTWLIAYESDIAPTKYYTYKRDTRKAEFMFSIQPALENYQFAPMKFVEIKTSDGLTLPCYLTLPAGVEPKNLPLVLNVHGGPWARDEWGFNPEVQWMANRGWAVLQVNFRGSTGFGKAFVNAGNNEWGGKMQNDLTEAVQWAVKQGYADPAKVAIYGGSYGGYATLAGAAFTPDLYACGVDIVGPSNIMTLIASIPPYWEPLVKLFHYRVGDPAVDSARLAAQSPLFSADKIRIPLLIGQGANDPRVKQAESEQIVAALKANEQYVEYVVYPDEGHGFARPENRLDFYGKSEKFLNKYLGGRVE
- a CDS encoding YggS family pyridoxal phosphate-dependent enzyme — encoded protein: MTSASAIADNARRFRDDFESECARLGLNPNDITIVAVSKTFTAEAIAAAFAAGFTNFGENKVQEAKEKIPAIALAPKPTWHMIGHLQSNKAKDAVALFDLIQSVDSWHLADELNRRAAAFGKRQDVLIQVNTSGEEQKSGCDPWDVDELVGDVAALESLRLLGVMTIGPLTDDEEEIAAAFRDLRGIFDRLRAADLRGGQMRYCSMGMTDDWTIALAEGSNMLRIGRAIFGERA
- a CDS encoding purine-nucleoside phosphorylase encodes the protein MTDYRTQINEATAAIRQFTKATPSVGIILGTGLGQLGKGIHVETEVDYKRITHFPHSTVESHAGQLLFGQLGGKSVVAMQGRFHYYEGYTFQQITLPVRVMKLLGVKVLIVSNACGGMNPLFTAGDIMAITDHINMLGGNPLIGPNLDDFGARFPDMYQCYDPELIALAEECALDLKIPLKKGVYVGVAGPNLETAAEYRMLRIMGADVVGMSTVPEVIAARQQGTRVSGFSIITDMGLPDNLHPMNHEIIVGVAGRAEPKLSALIGELVKRMKV
- a CDS encoding SPFH domain-containing protein, whose protein sequence is MYRENHRKVMSGWLPLVVGLAVMAYCIYLIITGPVSLKITGAVVALLDFIFLTGLFMVNPNEGRVMQLFGKYVGTAKEEGLRWANPFYTKRRISLRVRNFETARMKVNDTDGNPVEIAAIVVWKVVDTAEASFHVDNYERFVEVQSESAVRNMATNYPYDSHEDGVVSLRGNTAQISEHLKKEIQDRLAQAGVEVIEARISHLAYAPEIAEVMLRRQQAGAIVAARQKIVEGAVGMVEMALKRLSEHAIVNLDEERKAQMVSNMLVVLCGDRGAQPVVNAGSIYQ
- a CDS encoding 2-oxoacid:acceptor oxidoreductase family protein → MNRAEIKIAGFGGQGVILAGIILGKAASIYDRFHATLIQSFGPEARGSACAAQVMIDVDEIAYPYIKHPTILVAFNQDAYNLFAHQLAPNSILIYEQDIVRLGHLHPPTAKTYGIPATRIAEEIGRKLVQNIVMVGAFAGIVDLMSFDAVEKAVRDSIPRGTEELNMKALQRGYTFARELVDAVPVR
- a CDS encoding 2-oxoacid:ferredoxin oxidoreductase subunit beta, whose protein sequence is MESVLAGLESPVACAVEDDPHPIGEWLREERMPHIWCPGCGIGTTVNCFTRAVDDLAIPKEEIAIVSGIGCTGRVAGYLRLDTFHTTHGRAIPFATGLKLAHPRTKVVVYSGDGDLFAIGGNHFIHAARRNVDLTVLCVNNFNYGMTGGQMAPTTPEEGIVSTAPYGSVEKPFNLPYLAQSCGAVFVARWTVYHVKQLANAIKTALTKPGFTFVEMIAPCPTLFGRRNKQGDGLAMLEAYRERSVIKNGADTREVDLHMEGPIVCGNFVNIERPSYLTTQVDRMEKVLGERYVMPDTWRGVVR